A region of the bacterium genome:
GTCGGCGATCTTCTTGCGCAGGGTGGGCCGGCTGATGCCGAGCACGGCGCAGGCGCGACCCTGATTCCAGTCGCAGGCAGCGAGCACGCGGGCGATGTGCTCGGCCTCCACCTGGACGAGGCTGCGCTCCCAAGCCGGGGCCGCAGTGCGCGCCGGCGCGGCGGCGCGCGGCGCGGGCAGCTCGAGGCTCAGCGTATCGCCCGTGCTCGCCATCATCGCGGCCTGCATGCGGTTCTCCAGCTCGCGCACGTTGCCCGGCCAGTCGTGGGCGGCCAGGCGCGCCCC
Encoded here:
- a CDS encoding sigma-54-dependent Fis family transcriptional regulator — protein: GARLAAHDWPGNVRELENRMQAAMMASTGDTLSLELPAPRAAAPARTAAPAWERSLVQVEAEHIARVLAACDWNQGRACAVLGISRPTLRKKIADYGLKERR